A stretch of DNA from Schizosaccharomyces osmophilus chromosome 2, complete sequence:
ACTACGATTTGCTCGATATAGTTACAATTTTCTAAATCTCTGAGACAgttattttggaaaataccATGCGAGCCCATGACGATAACACGTTTCGCGCCGCAGCGTTTTACCAAATGTTCGGCAGCTATGATAAAAGTGGTAGGGTTCTCAATCATATCGTCCATCAATAAGGTGGTTTTGCCCCGAACATCACCAACCAAGGTGATCATACGCTCGGTAAAGATAGAAGCAgacattattttttcctcttcttcatcatcgCTGGGACATCCACCCTGAGAATAGGTGTTTTCCAATTGGCAATCCTCGGAAACATTACTAGCAGGAGTACCGACAACCTCCTCATCATCCACGATGTGTCCCAATAAGTATTTGGATGTGTGAATACGTGGATGATCGGGGTGCCTATTGGTAACTCGTTGTTCTTCCATGATAGATTCATCCATAGTACGGGGGAAATGAGAGCGTCTGCTTCTATCCGTATTACACAAAGCAAATTCCAAACCTAGCGTATCTGCCATGCTGGTTACCCGCTTGGCGCCACCAGGGCTTTTCGATACCACAACTGCTTCTTGCCAGTCCTCGACATTTCTGCGGATCCATTCGGCAATGTTGGGCTCGGCATATAGGTTATCGACTGGACGAGTGAAAAACCCTTGCATTTGGGATGCGTGCAAGTCTAAAGTGATGATATGATCAACTCCAGCTACGGTTAATAAATTCGCAACCATTCTGGCAGTGATTGCATCACGGTACTTTCTCATTTTTGACTGCTTGGAGTAAGGAAAATAAGGCATTACAGCCGTGATCCTCCTAGCAGAACCACCTTTGCAAGCGTTAATTATAATGAGCAACTCCATTAAACTGTCGTTCACAGTAGAGCTACCGCTTTGGAGGACAAAAACATCTTTGTCACGTACAGAATCATGAATCTCTACACTTGTTTCCCCATTCGAAAATCGCTTCAAGGACACCTCACAAGGCTTAATCCCTAACCGTTGTGAAATCAAGCGCAACAGTTCCGGATGCGAAGTCCCCCCAATAATTGCTGCACTCTTCATCCTCTCAACCTCGTTTTCGTTGTGTTCAGTCACTTTTCCGACTAATATCTCTCCTTTTTACGATTCGGGAATCGTATTCAGCAATTTCTTTCGTCTCAACTCAAGcaaacttttcttcaaattttacCGGCCTCTTATCAGGAACGTAGAACTTTTTACGCAACTTGTTTCCGTATAATCATAAGTTGGAAGTTGGATTTAATTTATCTTACTTTTCGGTTGCCCAAGTCTCAATAAGAGAATAATTTAGGAAACTGCAACGATCTACTTACGGTCTTATAAGGTAACATAACACAACTCTTTATTCCGATAGGTATTGGAAGTGTTTGGTGTACATTCCATACCAGAGCCTATACTATACTTGTTTAAGTTACAACAGAGTGTACGGTAAACGGCTGACTTGTCGACGAAATGAATTCAATTTTAACAAAATATACGGAAAAAGCTTCTAATGACGGAGAGGAATGTGTAGAGGATGAAAgatttcaaaacaatttcaaCATCGTTCCAGTTCCTGAAGCTTCTCTGTTCTTGCGAAGTCTGACAGATGAAACTCAGAATCGAAGCTGCTTAATCAAAATGAACCACGGTACAACTACTCTTGCGTTTCGTTATCAACATGGTATTGTGGTATGTGTCGATTCCCGTGCCTCAGCAGGTCCTTTGGTCGCTTCACAAACTGTAAAGAAAGTCATTGAAATCAACCCATATCTTTTAGGTACATTGGCTGGTGGTGCTGCTGATTGTCAGTTTTGGCAAACCGTTTTGGGTATGGAGTGCCGTCTGCACCAACTTCGTAATAAGGAATTGATTTCCGTCTCCGCGGCTAGCAAAATTTTAGCAAACATCATGTATTCGTACAAGGGTTACGGTCTCAGTATGGGTACAATGCTTGCAGGAACCGGAAAGGGCGGTACAGCTTTATACTATATTGACAGTGACGGTACTCGTCTTAAGGGAGACGTGCTATCTGTCGGTTCTGGTTCCACCTTTGCTTATGGTGTTCTTGACTCTGGCTACAACTGGaatttatcaaaagaagatgctTTGAACCTTGGCCGTCGATCCATTGTTGCAGCCACTCATAGAGACGCCTATTCTGGTGGTAGTTTAAATCTATACCATATTGACGAAAACGGTTGGCAATTCCATGGCAACTTTGATGTTGATAAACTCATATGGGAAGCAAAGGATACAGAAGGCTCTTTTGCTCATATTCCTCGAtaaatgaatatttttttcatattgaAAAGCCATAGACAGGTAAAGTCTTGAAGGTTCAGATATATCCAAACTTTTTATTGGTCTTTAGTCAATGTTGATGTGAAACTTTGCGCACGGAAACAAATATCAAGCTTCAGACAGATATATTTGAACCTTGTAAAACCTCGCGAGTTCTTGATGAACCGAAGCGATTTCGTTGTCGTTTCCTTTGATGTCCTATTTCAAGTCtatcatttcttttgctacGATTATAGattttccttatttttttatttcaatgaGATAATGGCCATCCCATTACCCTTTAAATACTATACTATATATTTTCTCAGTGTTGAGTTATTCATTTCGACAGCAGTGACCGGAAGCAACTGCAGCCTTTTCCGTTTCACGAGACTtatagaataaaaagtagattttcttttcccaTCTGTTTCAAACAACTGTCCActacaataaaaaaagtaacaGAAGAATATTGTTCATGAGAGATGGATAATGAGGTACTTTCAATATCGTTAAACAGCAATATCCAAATGGATACGTTTATTCCTCAAGGAACCTAGCTTTTATTCATACAGTACATTCTGCCAAATTCAGGtattacttttcttttatattgtATTTGGTAAAGGATGGATGTCAATTCGTACTCAGGAAGCGATCAACTCATTCATGATGATCTCAACGTTCAACAAATAGATGCTGACGAAGATTTGCTGGAAGAATTTCCTGATGACACAGAGGTATGCGCATTTTACTAATGTCTTTTTAGTAGTATTTTGAGTGGGTAACTAACAATGGGACTGAGTAGGTGATCGACTTGGTGCAATCGCGAATCACCAGTATTAAAGCCTTGGGACTTGAAAGATTCCATCGGCTTGATAGCTTATGTCTTCgacaaaaccaaataagGAAAATTGAATGTTTACCGAAGAATCTCACAGAGCTAGATTTATACGACAACCTGCTTCGTCAGATCGAGAACCTAGACGAGCAAGTTCACCTAAAAAACTTGGATTTATCATTTAACAATATAAAAGTAATCGAAAATGTAAGCCACTTGAAAGAGCTAGAAAATCTGTATTTCGTTCAGAACCGAATTCGCAAAATCGAAAACTTGGAGGGATTAACAAAGCTCGAGAATTTGGAGTTAGGCGGAAACAAAATTCGCGCGATTGAAAACTTAGACACTTTGACAAACATCGACAAGCTTTGGCTTGGTAAAAATAAGATTACCAAGTTGGAAAACCTGGAAAAACTTCAGCgactttctcttttatcTATTCAAGCCAATAGAATCACTAGATTCGAGAATTTGAATTGCTTGTCTCATTGTCTTCGTGAATTGTACATTTCACATAATGGCcttacttcttttgaaggcATCGAAGTCCTGGAAAACTTACAAGTTCTTGACGTCTCCAATAACTATATTAAGCATCTTTCTCACTTGAAAggattaaaaaatttacaagAGTTCTGGGCGAGTAGCAATGAATTTGATTCATTCCAGGAAATTGAGGACGAACTCAGTGGATTGGAGAAACTTGAGACCGTTTATTTTGAGGGTAATCCACTTCAAAAATCTAATCCTGCCCTATATAGAAACAAAGTTCGGCTTTGTCTACCTaaccttcttcaaattgaTGCTACACCTACGCGGTAATATACTACTTCCTTTGTTATTTTCTAAgtcttcgttttcattcctttctCTGCAACAATCGCTGCCACTACAACAAAAGATtagcttttccttttgttcatCGTTTAAATTCCATATATTATGATCATATAAAAACCATTGTCTTGATGTTTCTATGAAGTTATACCAATACACAGTGGAATCTTGATACAATAAAACATGTTATTGATCAACTTTTTTGTAACCAATTATTGGCTAAACTAAATGATTTGGCCACCAGGttcatagaaaaaaattgaattaaaGTCTACACCAGcagattttcttttgagaTGCCGatgtaaaataaaagcaaataaacaacTTTTAAAGATTCTGtacaatttaaaaaatattaaacaATGATCaatctttttgtaaatttttatatttacgGGTTTCATAAAATATCGTGTTAAATAATTCTTATCATGATATCTCGTTACTTGAGATGTTACTTGATGCCTTTTAATTCCCACGCGGACGCGTGTTGAACTTGGATTTCTCCAGTACCAACAACCAATACTCGGTTGCCCCTTCTCCTTCCTAGAACCATACATTTAATTTAGAATGAGACCTGAAGTTGAGCAAGAGCTTGCTCATACCCTATTGCTCGAGCTTCTGGCTTACCAGTTTGCATCTCCTGTAAGATGGATTGAAACTCAAGATGTTATCCTCTCCCCTCCCGTATCAGCAGAGCGTCTAGTCGAAATTGGCCCTAGCCCTACTCTTTCTGGTATGGCTAGACGTACTTTGAAGCTGAAGTACGAAAATATGGATGCTGCTTTGAGTATTAATCGTGAAGTCTTGTGTTATGCAAAGGACGGTCGCGAAATCTACTATAACTTTGAAGATGAGATGCCTGATGAGCCTGCTCCTGCTAAGCCTGCCGAAACTGGAGCTGCCCCGGCTGCCGCTTCTGCTCCCGCTCCAGCTGCTGCTCCTGCTCCGGCCGCTGCTCCAGCTGCTGCTTCTGGCCCAGCTGCGGAGTTACCTGATGAACCTCCTAAAGCTGTCGAAGTTCTTCATTCCCTTGTTGCACAAAAACTCAAGAAGAGCATTGAAGAGAtttctttgcaaaaatCTATTAAAGATCTTGTTGGTGGTAAGTCTACCCTTCAAAACGAGATCTTGGGTGATTTGCAAAAGGAGTTTGGTGCTACCCCAGAAAAACCAGAAGAAGTTCCTTTGGACGAGCTTGCTGGCGTCTTACAAATGTCTTTTAGCGGCTCCCTTGGAAAGCAATCAAGCTCTTTGATTTCCCGTAtggtttcttcaaagatGCCCGGTGGTTTTAATAATTCCGCTGTTCGTGGTTACTTGAGCTCTCGCTTCGGCCTCGGTACTGGGCGTACTGAGTCGGTTCTTTTGCTAGGTTTGACCATGGAACCTGCTTCTCGTCTACCATCAGAGGCAGACGCCAAAGCCTGGCTTGACTCTGTGTCCCAAAAATACGCCTCTCGTGCTGGTGTTACCCTCTCTGCTCCCAGCACCGAGGGTTCTTCTTCCGGTGGTTCGTCCGCTGTTATCGATGAAGAAACTTTCAAGAAGCTTACAAAGGGCAATACTATGCTTGTTACCCAACAACTAGAGTTATTCGCTCGCTATCTTAACAAAGACTTGCGTGCTGGTGACAAAGCTAATGTTGCCGAGAGAGCTGTTTCTGACGCCTTGCGTGCTCAGTTAGATCTCTGGAATCTTGAACACGGTGAATTTTATGCTTCTGGTATTGCTCccatcttttcttctttgaagGCTCGTGTTTATGATTCTGACTGGAACTGGGCTCGTCAGGATGCTCTTAAAATGTTCTTCGATATTATTTTTGGTCGTCTTAAACATGTTGATACCGAAATTGTCGCTCGTTGTATTTCTATTATGAACCGTTCTAATCCTCTTTTACTTGAATTTATGCAATACCATATCGATCATTGCCCCTCTCAAAATGGCGAAACTTATCAACTCGCCAAAACTTTGGGCCAACAACTCATTGATAATTGCAAAGGTGTACTTGAGTCTCCACCTGTATATAAGAATGTTAATCACCCTATGGCTCCCTCAACCACTATTTGTGAGCGTGGCTATTTGAACTATGAAGAAGTACCCAGAGCCGGTGTTCGTAAGCTTACCCATTATGTTACCGAGATGGCCAAGGGTGGAAAATTACCAGCTGAATCTAAGAATACTGCTAAGGTCCAAAATGACTTGGCTCATATTTACCGCATTATCAAGGATCAAAATAAGATGTCTCGTTCCTCCAAGTTACAAATCAAGCAACTCTATGGTCAGGTTCTTCATGCACTTAACCTTCCTTTACCTTCTTCTGATGAAGCTACTCCAGTAAAGGAAACTATTCCTTTCTTACATCTTAAGAGAAAGTCTAGTGATGCCTTTGAATTCAGCAAAAGTTTCACCGGTGTTTATCTGGACGTCTTGGAAAATGGTGCCAGAAATGGTATTACTTACCAAGGAAAGTATGCTCTTGTCACCGGAGCTGGTGCTGGTTCTATTGGTGCCCAACTCGTTGAAGGTCTTATTGCAGGTGGTGCTAAGGTCGTTGTTACCACTTCTCGTTTCTCTCGTAAGGTCACTGAGTTTTATCAATCCATGTTTACTCGTCATGGAAGTCGCGGTTCCGCTTTAATTGTTGTTCCATTCAACCAAGCATCGAAGCAAGATGTCGAAGCTCTCGTCGATTATATTTTCGACGAAAAGAACGGTCTTGGATGGAATTTAGATTTCATTGTTCCTTTTGCTGCCGTCCCCGAAAATGGTCGCGAAATTGACAACATTGACTCTCGTTCTGAATTTTCTCACCGCATCATGCTTACCAATATCCTTAGATTACTAGGTGCCGTTAAGCAACAAAAGGAATCTCGTGGTATGGACACTCGTCCCGCCCAAGTTATCCTTCCCCTTTCTCCTAATCACGGTACATTTGGCAATGACGGTCTTTATTCCGAGTCTAAGCTTGGTTTGGAGACTCTCTTCAACCGTTGGTCTTCTGAGTCTTGGGGCAACTACTTGACCATTTGTGGTGCCGTCATAGGCTGGACTCGTGGTACTGGTCTGATGGCTCCTAATAATATTGTCTCTCAAGGCATTGAGAAATACGGTGTTCGCACCTTCTCTCAAACTGAAATGGCCTTCAATATTTTGGGTTTGATGTCTCAAAAGATTGTCGACCTTTGTCAAACCGAGCCTGTTTATGCCAATCTTAACGGTGGTCTTGAACTCCTTCCTGATCTCAAGAATCTTAGTACCCGTCTCCGTGGCGAACTTTTGGAAACTGCTGAAGTCCGCCGCGCTGTAGCTGCTGAAGCTTCTTTCGATCATAAAATCACCAACGGTCCTGGTTCTGACAGAATATACCAGAAAACCACTGTTCAACCCAGAGCTAACCTGAAGTTTGAATTCCCCAAGCTCAAGTCATATGAAGCTCTTTCTCATCTCTCTGATCTCCGTAATATGGTTGATTTAGAAAACGTTGCCGTAGTAACTGGCTTTTCTGAGGTTGGACCATGGGGTAACTCTCGCACTAGATGGGATATGGAATGTTATGGtgaattttctttagaagGTTGCATAGAAATCGCATGGATTATGGGTCtcatcaaaaatttcaacGGTGTTGGTAAGAACGGTAAACCTTATTCTGGCTGGATTGATGCAAAGACTGGCGAGCCTGTCGACGATAAAGATGTTAAAGGCAAGTACGAAAAGTACATCTTGGAGCATTGTGGTATTCGTATTATTGAGCCTGAACTCTTTAAAGGATATAACCCTGATAAGAAGGAATTACTCCAGGAAGTCGTTATTGATCACGACCTCGAACCATTTGAGGCATCCAAGGAAGCTGCCCATGAGTTCAAGCTTCGTCACAATGATAAtgttgaaatttttgaaattcctGACTCCAGTGAATGGTCCGTTCGCTTCAAACGTGGTACTACCATGTTGGTTCCTAAAGCCCTTCGTTTTGATAGATTCGTAGCTGGGCAAATCCCATTGGGTTGGGATCCTAAACGTTTTGGTATTCCTGACGACATCATCTCACAAGTCGACCCCACCACTTTATATGTTTTGGTTTCTACTGTTGAGGCTCTGATTTCTTCTGGTATCACCGATCCTTATGAATGTTATAAATATATTCATGTCTCTGAACTTGGTAATACTATCGGCTCTGGTATTGGTGGTATGTCCGCTTTACGTGGAATGTACAAAGATCGTTGGACAGATAAGCCAGTTCAAAAGGACATTTTGCAGGAATCTTTCATTAACACTGCTAATGCTTGGATTAACATGCTTCTCCTTTCTGCTTCTGGCCCTATTAAAACTCCCGTTGGTGCTTGTGCCACCGCCGTTGAGTCCGTTGATGCAGCTGttgatttgatttcttctGGTAAGGCTCGTATCTGTATTAGCGGTGGTTTCGATGACTTCTCTGAGGAAGGATCGTACGAATTTGCTAATATGGGTGCAACCGTTAATGCTGCCGAAGAAACTAAGCGTGGACGTACTCCTCAAGAAATGTCTAGACCCGCTACCACTACCCGTAATGGTTTTATGGAATCTCAAGGTGCTGGTGTTCAAATTGTCATGCAAGCCAAACTCGCTATTGATATGGGTGTTCCCATTCATGGTATAGTCGGGCTTGTTAATACTGCTATGGACAAGCAAGGTCGCTCAATTCCTGCTCCTGGTAAGGGTATCTTGACTGGTGCTCGTGAGGTTGCCTCTAAGGTTCCTTTGCCTCTCCTTGACATTAAATTCCGTGCTCGTCAACTTCAACGTCGTCGTCAACAAATTGGTGACTGGGCTGAACGTGAATATCTTTATCTAGATGAGGAGCTTGAAGCTATGAAAGTTCAAGATCCTGAATTGGAAATCAGCGTTTATCGCACCGAGCGCATTAACGTTATCGGGGAAGAAGTTGCTCGCCAAGAGAAGGAAGCTCTTAATACTTTCGGTAATGAGTTTTACAAGCGTGATCCTACTATTTCTCCTCTTCGCGGTGCTTTGGCTGTTTGGGGTCTTACCATTGATGACTTGGGTGTCGCTTCGTTCCATGGTACATCTACTGTTGCcaacgaaaagaatgaatgtGATGTTATAAACAGTCAATTAACACATCTTGGTCGCTCAAAGGGTAACGCAATTTACggtgttttccaaaaatacCTCACTGGCCACAGCAAGGGTGGTGCTGGTGCCTGGATGCTTAACGGTGTTTTGCAAATTCTCAACAGTGGTTATGTTCCTGGTAACCATAATGCTGATAACATTGACCAATACTTGTCTAAGTTCGACCGTGTTATGTTCCCTAGTGAAGGTATTCAAACGGATGGAATTAAGGCTGCTTCCGTCTGCGCTTTCGGTTTCGGACAAGTTGGTGGTCAGGTCATTGCTATTCACCCTGATTACCTTTTTGCCACTTTAGACAAGTCAGCTTATGAGAGTTACATTGCTAAAACTTTGGACCGTTATAAGGCTTCGTATCGCTATACTCACGATGCCTTGGTTTATAACAACCTTGTTCGTGCCAAGACTGCCCCTCCTTATACCGCTGATCAAGAACATGATGTTTATCTTAACCCTCTTGCACGCGTTGTCAAGGGTAAGGATGGATTATATTCTTTCCCTACTTCTCTTCCTGCCGAAGCTAAAGTCTCCAAATCCAATGAAACAACCAAGGCTATTGAAGCTTTGGCTAGTAACATGACGAAACCAAACCAGAATGTTGGTGTCGATGTGGAGCTCATTTCTTCGATAAACGTGGAAAATGAAACCTTccttgaaagaaatttcaCCGATGCTGAGCGTTCTTATTGTGAAGCTGCTGCCAACCCTCAATCTAGCTTCGCTGGCCGTTGGTCGGCTAAAGAGGCTATCTTCAAGTCTCTTGGTGTCGCTAGCAAGGGTGCAGGATGTGCATTGAACGAGATTGAAATTGTTGTCTCCTCAACTGGAGCTCCTGAGGTTGTTTTACACGGAGAAGCTGCCTCTGCTGCTTCCACTGCTGGTGTCAAGAGTGTTTCTGTTAGTATTTCTCATGATGATGTCCAAAGCGTCAGTGTCGCTATTGCTCAAAAGTAATTTGCCTACGATAATATACCCGCGCATCATTTAATGCTCTATCTATCTTGAATTTAGGCATGCTCTTTTTGTCATTATATATCTAATTTAGAGCACATACTATGTAGTCAATGTAATATAATACCCGTTTACACattataaacaaattaaGTTGGTAAGTACTAAGTAATCTAAACGTAGCGGAATTaacaataaataattatCTTAAGCTATTTCATGTTCTTCGTAAATTTCTGATAACCAGGCAGCCGTTGTCAGTTCATCAAATTGAACAGGACCACCATAAGTTTCCagattgtttttttgaaataaaatatcCATTAGGTGCCCAACAGATGTCCAACCGTAAGCATTAGGAAATCGTCTTCTAACGAAAAGACTATTGTGAGCATCACCATCCAAATGGACAGATACCTTTCTCCATGATTGTCGATGCCAATTGGAAGATATAATATTTTCGTTGAGTAGAAAATCCGTAGCCGTCAATGATGGCTTGTGGTCGTTTGCTAAAAACGGGTCAATATCGTGGGCCTCAACGCTCATAGCTTCGCACATTTCATCAGAAACTATAGCGTTAAAAGATTTGAACtttaaaaagtaaatagaAGAAGGAACAGCTGGAATAAGCAAATTCGTAACAGTATTGATCAAACGGTTAGCTAATCCAGATAGAGTACTCGTGGATTTCGATTTTTTCGTAGGATACGAGTAAGCCCGTGTTGGTTCATTTGCAGCTTCCGCTGCCCTATTTTCGAGCTTTGAGTCTTTTAAGTTTTGAGCGGTTGATAATTCATTAGTGGCATCATCGGGAAGGGAATGTTGGGATGAAGGAGTACTAAATAGGCCAGCTAATGCTTTAAAGgcatttgaaaatgatgagctctttgttttcgaaGGAATCTCGGAATTGGGGATAGTGTCAGAACAACGATGCCTTTCAGATGTAATATTGGCATAATGCGTACCGTCTGTAGGTTGGCCCGCAGAAGGGATATCCAAATGATCATGCGATCCAGCAGgcaaatttttctttcgatttTCTATATTACCATCCAACTGACCTAAAGAATTAGGTTTTATAGCACTGGTGCCGTATGGAACAATGTAATCATTTGTTGTGTTGGCAAAAAGTGTTCGATGCTCAAAAAGAGACACTGCCTGATGAAAAGGTGAAGCAGGATCAGACATCACGACTAAAAATGGTCTTGGCTCTATGGGATGCGCACTAGACGTTAATGCTAGGTCCTGGCCAGTACGACCGATGATACCATAAGATAAGGCCTTTCCAACATAGAACGGATGTTCAGCTGCAACCCCAAGCCAAGGAGTGGCTAATGTGACGAAATGAAGAGGATGAACAGCTTGGAAAAAGCGACCGTGAGTTTTTGCATGCACGTATCCTGCTGCATACGTTTGAACTAGACCTCCTAAGGAGTGCCcgacaaaagaaatatgaGAATACCTAGGAAAAGAGCTTGTTCCCCAACCAAGTATTTCGAGGAGCCATTCAGCAAGTCGTTTCCCAAGCCATCGGACTCCTTTGTCTGTTTGGCAATAATTCCCCCTGTATCCTCGTACAACCACAAGTTCGCCGTTTTCGTCCGCAGACTTTATAATTTGCTCTTTTAAGTACTCCATATCAGCGCCAACATTGGAGTGCATTCCATGAGTTAAGATTACCAAATGCGACTTATCGGCTTGAAATGAAGAGGGGGGTATTTTCCATAAAGCAGATGGACTAGTGTGTTCTATATGAAGGGATGGGAACGCATGCAGGGTATCGACTTCAGCAGCCGACATGGCACGAATGGATTGCTGCGTGGTCGCAATGGCTATTTCAAAACTAACACGGCAGTCTCTGAAAATAGCTTGGCTAGCAATTTCGATGTGTATTGGCTTATTATTTGAGTAGCATGCATAAGGAATGCAGACCCAGAAACTAGACGATGGTTGTACCTGTGGTTCAAAGCTCAAAAGGGAATTTTCTTCAGAGCAAAAAAAGTCATTCCATACACTTACACATAAAGTAAAAGGACCTTGAAGGTAGGACGCTTTTCGAAACCGAGGTTCTTTGTTTCTGACTCGCACCCAAACAACTGAAGTTGGGGATCGGGTTAAAGGGACTGTATGATCAGTGGCGGAAGAGCGACGAACGGAATAAGGTAATTCATTCTCCGATGTAGGAGAGCTTTGTTGCAAGTCTTTGGTATTTATCGCAGTCTTTGATGATGGCATATCACTAGATTGGGATACACGAGGCTTCCCTTCAGGCCTAATAGGGGGTTGATGAACAGTACTTGGTAAAGCAGAATATCTGTCCGGGGCCAGGGAAAAAGACTTTAAGGAAGAATGAACGGAACTTGAGATGGTAGGCTCATTCTTTGATTCTTCGAAGTCTGATGGGCCATTGCGGAGACCCAAAAGAGATGTAGAAGTTGGCTGAAGGGTTGAATTCcttgtattttcttctttatgtGAGGGTTCTACAGTGGCATTGGTTTCAATACAGACACGAAACCGATGAATTTCACCCAGAGAAGCTAGAACTAGTTAGTAAAACTAAAcataaacaataaaaaaagtttcaaatTCACATTCGCTTCGCCATCTCTCCACATGCACTCTCCCTTTCTTTATCCTGCAAACATTTCTCTTATTCATCCAAAGGAATAACGAAGTCGGACGAAAAAATGCGTATCGCAGTGAATCTTGAAAAGAGATATAATGAATAATATAAACGGTTCCAACAGTTCTGAAACTCCTTTTACGAAACTTACCATCATCTCGCTGTACATAAATGTTCATATTCACCAAGTACCAAGAAGGGCCTCAAAGAAATTCAAGTAGAGCcagaataaaaattaagagcgtaaaccaagaaaaatttaGTAAACGAAGACAAGGATTAACTCGAAAATCATAAAGAACAACTTTGCCAAAGAAAGATCGTTTCTCTGGAATTGTAAAGCACGAAGAGTCTTGTTTCAATCGCAAAAGCTTGCACTTCAAAATCCTcgctttgaagaaattgacgTCTTTGTGTTtcagaataaaaagaaattgcttGTAATATTCTCTTTTCAGGATTCCCTGGTTAAatcaaggaagaaaaacacTTGTATCGAACGATTTTAAAAGCAACCAAAATGGTGAGTGACAAGGATGGAGGTTGTTGGGAAAAGACCCAATGcgtaaacaagaagaatgatAACTAATAATTAGTCGTACAACGGAATTGGATTGCAAACTCCTCGTGGGTCAGGGACAAATGGTTATGTGATGCGTAATTTGTCGAACGTAAAGCGATATAACAATACTGGAACCAAAAAGATGCACGAGTATGATGAAAAGACGCTAACGAAACGAAGAATCGACCCAGAAATAAGCAAACATGAGCGTCGGCGGCAAATTGAATCGAAAGTGTTGTTGTTTCGAGAGGAATTGCTAGCACATACGGAGCCCCAACAGACTCGGTATCCCGAGGAAGAGGATATAGAGAGAAAAGAggtagaagaagaagaaagaggaaaaagagaTGAAAATATTGAAGCGTTAGTGCAGGAATATCGTGAAAAATTGTGGAAAGAAtccgaagaagaagatcGGTACCATGAGAAAAACAACTTCGAGTCCCTGATGCACGATGACGATGAGGTTTCAGGTTCCCGCGGTCGGAATGACTACCATGGACACGAAaggaagaatcaaaaatacaaaggaAGACTAGAAAGTAGAAGAGATATAAGTCCTATGTCAGCC
This window harbors:
- a CDS encoding ribose-phosphate pyrophosphokinase, which encodes MKSAAIIGGTSHPELLRLISQRLGIKPCEVSLKRFSNGETSVEIHDSVRDKDVFVLQSGSSTVNDSLMELLIIINACKGGSARRITAVMPYFPYSKQSKMRKYRDAITARMVANLLTVAGVDHIITLDLHASQMQGFFTRPVDNLYAEPNIAEWIRRNVEDWQEAVVVSKSPGGAKRVTSMADTLGLEFALCNTDRSRRSHFPRTMDESIMEEQRVTNRHPDHPRIHTSKYLLGHIVDDEEVVGTPASNVSEDCQLENTYSQGGCPSDDEEEEKIMSASIFTERMITLVGDVRGKTTLLMDDMIENPTTFIIAAEHLVKRCGAKRVIVMGSHGIFQNNCLRDLENCNYIEQIVVTNTYPIKPQSLAQSTKLALIDISGVLAEAIRRTHNGESISFLFKKAH
- the pts1 gene encoding 20S proteasome complex subunit beta 5; translation: MNSILTKYTEKASNDGEECVEDERFQNNFNIVPVPEASLFLRSLTDETQNRSCLIKMNHGTTTLAFRYQHGIVVCVDSRASAGPLVASQTVKKVIEINPYLLGTLAGGAADCQFWQTVLGMECRLHQLRNKELISVSAASKILANIMYSYKGYGLSMGTMLAGTGKGGTALYYIDSDGTRLKGDVLSVGSGSTFAYGVLDSGYNWNLSKEDALNLGRRSIVAATHRDAYSGGSLNLYHIDENGWQFHGNFDVDKLIWEAKDTEGSFAHIPR
- the sds22 gene encoding serine/threonine protein phosphatase PP1 regulatory subunit Sds22, whose product is MDVNSYSGSDQLIHDDLNVQQIDADEDLLEEFPDDTEVIDLVQSRITSIKALGLERFHRLDSLCLRQNQIRKIECLPKNLTELDLYDNLLRQIENLDEQVHLKNLDLSFNNIKVIENVSHLKELENLYFVQNRIRKIENLEGLTKLENLELGGNKIRAIENLDTLTNIDKLWLGKNKITKLENLEKLQRLSLLSIQANRITRFENLNCLSHCLRELYISHNGLTSFEGIEVLENLQVLDVSNNYIKHLSHLKGLKNLQEFWASSNEFDSFQEIEDELSGLEKLETVYFEGNPLQKSNPALYRNKVRLCLPNLLQIDATPTR